In Alnus glutinosa chromosome 7, dhAlnGlut1.1, whole genome shotgun sequence, the sequence ACCTCACTCTGACTCCTGTAATCTCTCAGAAtgcagagagaaaaggaaaagaatgagaaagaaggagaaaggagaagGAAGAATGAAGGGGAGGCGTCTGATTTGCAGAGGGACAATGCTCTGTTTTATAAGTGCGAGAGTGATGAGTGCAGAAGCTGATGAAGCGTGAGGGTAATGAGTGTAGGAGCTGGAGAACGTGAGAGGAATGAGTGCCTGCTGGTGGGGTGGTTGGTGAGAGTTTTATTAAATGCAGAGTGGAGAGGACGGTCAGAGTATTTAAAATGTAAGGTGCAGTGGGTGAATTGTTTATTTAGTAGAAATAATACCTCCGAATTATACATAAAGAATAATTGCCAAATAATATATCGTACATTATGAAAATAAGGCTAATTAATCTAATGGTAAATTATCTGTCTATTTTATTAACTCAGTAATTCTTTTGGTGATAAAATAATTATCAGCTCATTAAAACACAGTTCATTAATTCAGttgaaaatacatataaaataattgattgattatttattcacatgaataatcatttttcatcttttaatcaaattattaatatgttttaaaaactggGGCGCTACACCCTCCAACCACCTGATCGGCTAATTTGGCGAGGAACGACAAACATGGTGTTTTCTGTGCGCAGTGCCTACCATTTGGGGAAAGAATTGCAAGATAACATGGCCGCTCAAAGCTCTATATCACGCCATGACCAGGATGTTTGGAAACCTTTGTGGGCTTTGATAGTACCGAATGCAGTGAGGAACTTTGCATGGAGAGCTTGCCATGAGGTGCTGCCTACTCGTGCTAATTTAAGGAGAATAAAGGTTGTGGAGGTAGCTACATGTCCTTGCTGTGAATCTGTTGAAAAAAACTTAATTCATGCTATTTGGGCTTGCCCAGCTGCCCAAGATGTGTGGGGTTCTCATTTATCTTATTTCCACAAATGCAGCTGGGTAGTTTCTTCTTTCAGGGAACTTTTTGCCATATGTTTGCAACAGTTTCCCAAAGAGATTGTCGAGCTGATGATTGTGGTGGCACTAGCAATATGGTTTCGTAGAAACAAGCTTATTTTTTAGGGCCAATTTCAGCATTCAGATGAAACTTATAGAGGAGCTTTGAAGTTTTTGGAAGATTTCCGGATGAGCAAGCAGTTGGAAATTACAAGGGAACCGAGTTTAGGTAATCTGGGACAAAATCCGCTTGGCGCCCGCCCCCACCAGGTGCTGTCAAGATTAACTTTGATGCAGATCTAGATGCTCAACATGGATACGTTGGTGTGGGGATTATTGCTCGGGATCATATGAGTCTTTTCATGGGTGCTCGGAGCATTGTTTATAAAGTGAAGGTGTAAGCAAAGATTGCAGAATCCATGGCAGCCCTTGGAGCTGTGCTATTCAGGAAGGAAGCCAGATTTTTGGATGTCATTTTTTAAGGGGATGCAAAACAGGTAGTGTTAGAGATTAATTCGGACCCCCCTATCTCTCTAACTCCGGCCATTTCACAGAGAGCATCAATAAGGAAAAACTTGGGCTAGGGTCCAGTCAGTTTACTTATACTCCCCGAGAGATGAATTCGGCAGCCCATTGTCTTGCCAAATAAGCTATTTGTAGTAAAATTAATGTATTGTGGTGGGATGATATTCCTTCTTGTATTTCCACCATTGTTTTTAGGGAAACAGTTTCTCCCTATATCCTATTTGTTTTGTGGGATCACTATATGCTTTGATAAATGAAGAATTAGAGATTATcttgttcaaaaaaagaaagaaaaaaaagaaagattacaTCTAACTGAGAGATACTCAAATACGATAAACTTTCCTAAATGTGCTCCACcagtttaaagaaaatgaaataattaaagagagcaaaagaaaatgttttaaacGATGGCCGAGGCATCTGGCAGGAACGCGGCACTTGTTTATTACCAAACCAAGGGAGTCATCTCTTTCGGGTGGGAAGGAAGAAAAGATTTTGCTGTTCAGGAACATGGGAGGTACTTCAAACATTCATCAGATTCCCCACCACCAACCAATGTATACAATTTTTGTTGTTTCAGTGATTGTCTTTCACATTAATATGAAACAGATCCATGTCATTGAGTCGacattctttgatttttaatatatataaggtttaaataccttattggtacctgagttttaagttattgtaaatttagtacttgagttttaatttgtatcataggtggtacctgagttaGGGGTAAAAAAACTCAGTTGGTActtctgttagattttccgtccaaattttaacggcccgtcacgtgtcaaccactgaggttgacacgtggcactatataaaaaaataaaaaataaaaatctttaaaaattaatttaaaaaataaaaaaaaaatgagaaaaaaatagaagtagaggggtggctgagccaccttCCTTGGCCACCACCCCCATGGTGaagagccacccctcttcttttttcttttttcaatttttttttaattttttttaaagtttttattttattttatttttgtatgtaAGGTTGACACGAGGCGGACCGTTAAAATTTGAatggaaaatctaacagaggtaccaactGGATTTTTATCCATAACTCAGGTACCACCtgtaatacaaaataaaactcagACAGTAAATTTAAAATGACTAAAAACTCATGTACCAATGTGGTATTTAAccttatatataattataattatatacaataaaaaaacCAGTTACCCAGTTATTAACTGGTTTTTCAAAATGCTATAATCGAGTACccggttatccggttgcggttatttccgATTTCTCTCGTTAGCGATTGTTGACGTTTATTAGTGGTTACCAGTTATTTACGATTAATAATCGCTCTGCTTGTACACCCCCAATTTTTTCATTGCTGATAGTCTTGAATATACATTCTCAAgtaactataattatatattttatacaattaaagTATTTAacgaaaattatataaattcacaaacaattaaatacgaaaacaattataaaaacaaaaacaatcgaaatataaaaaaaaaattaatttaaaaaagcaaatgaGAGAaggatggttttttttttttttgttagaattcGATGCTTTGTCACTTCTTTGTTTCACaaatgagagaagaaagaattttaaaaagaaaagtcatGTCTTGACAGTCTTGTTAAATGTGCAGAGTCATGTTGTGAAAgtgcaaagtttttttttttttttttttttttttaaaaaaaagggtaattacatttttccccgTGAACTATCAGCCTCCGTCAATATGCTTTCATGAGTTGACACTCTCACCACCCGACCGCATCGAATTATCATTTACTTACTAAAGCTCTCATTCCGTCAATCAACCTCGTTAAATCAAACGGTCAACCAATCATGTGCGATTCACATgcgtttttttaaattattctcTCTATTTTGCTTCACTTTTAACATTAAGATCGTTtgatattcttctttttctctgatttttcttcccttttctaCTAAGGCAGCAGTCTTGACTAGCTCCTAATCTGTAAATTCACTCACCCAAGTTTCGACtttgttggtttctttgttttttgagaAATCCAAAATTGTCCACCACCCTTTTGTAGCCTTTTTGTTAACCAACAAGGCTAAGCTCTTCTTTCATGGAAGCAGAGACTAAATGGATCCCTTGAAGAATTAAGCAATTGGAACCCAAATGATGAAACTCCATGTCGGTGGTTCGGAATCACTTGCAACCTCAACAAGGATCTTATGGGATTGGAGTTGAAGTACTTGGATTTAATTGGTGGGTCGGATTCCTCCAAACTTCACCTCCTTGCATGTTGTCCTTGAGCACGATTGTTCTGACCGGCTCTGGAGGAACTCCAATCCCATAATCGAGCTCGACAACAATCAATTAATTGGCAAGATACCTTCCGAAATAAAAAATCTAGGGAATTTCACATTGCTCTTCATGTGGAAGAACAAGCTGGAGGGAGTGATTTCGTCTTCGATTTCCAACTGCCATAATCTAGAGGCCGTGGATTCGTCTCAGAACGGCTTGACCGGAAACATTCCAAAGGGGATCTTCGAGCTCAAGAATCTCGTCAAGCTCTTGCTTCTCTCCAGCAATTTGTCGGGCTAGATACCGGTCAAGATCGGAAATTGCTCTTGTCCTTGATTCGCTTCCAAGCGAACCTCAACATGCTTATTGGGCCTGTCCTATCGCAGATTGGGCACTTGGCCAAACTCGATTTGCTATATCTCGGATTTAATCTCCTTTCCGGGAGCATTCTAGAGATCTCCAGGTGCCTGAATCTCACGTACCGATACCTACATTCCAATGTGATCACTGGAAATTTGCCAGAGAGATTTAGCTGGCTTATCTCGTTGCAATTTGTTGATTTTTCTAACAATTTGATTGAAGGACCGCTGAGTCCAAGTCTTGAATCGCTGAGTTCACTCACTAAACTCATTATGAAGAAGAATAGATTCTCTGGGCCGATTCCGAGCCAAATCGGTTCGCTTGAGAAGTTGCAGTTACTGGACTCGAGCGGAAACGAGCTGTCGGGAAATATTCCGGTGAGCTTGGGTAAGATTCCGACGCTTGAGATCACTCTGAATCTGGGCTAGAACCAACTCGTCGAGTTCGCAGGCTTGGACAAGCTCAGGATCTTAGATCTCTCTCACAACTAGCTCTCCGAGGACCTCCGATACCTCACGAATCTTCCGAATCTTGTGGTCCTCAACGTATCATATGAAATTGTTGCCCTAATGTTAAAAGTGAGGGCAAAATagggagaatatatatatatatatatatatttttaaaaaaaatgcatgtgaagCGCACATGATGGGTTGACCGTTTGATTCAATGAGGTTGACTAACAGAATGAaggttttgataagtaaatggtAATTCGATGCGGTCGGGTGGTGAAAGTGCCAGTTCATGTAGGCATATTGACATAtgctggtagttcatgggagaaaaatataattacaaaagaaaaagaagctttGATCTTCTTCAACCTTGGtctatttttcaacttttgtatttttctaaCCTAATTACAGAAACACCTTAATGCTTGAACTGtgataataaaagaaaatcacaGTGGATGGTGGGCAAATTTGCCCCTTAATGAATTTCTGAGAGTGGGCAACCGGAGCATATAAAAATTTTAtccttcatcacttttacaaaaagatagccaaactttaaaaagtgttaatttagggtattttgaaaattttgatatgatttaatggaaaattctaacggagagttgaaattgaaaaaaataaaaagataaataccataaattgacaaattttaaagttttggtacctttttgcaaaagtgataaaaaaataagagattataagtgaagttctccctaaTTATTATATGGGTGGAGGGATGAACTTGAGCCCAAACAAAAAATGTAGCACATGGATTCAAAGATCATGTTCAAAGAGAGGTATGGAAAAGGTTGTGAGCAAACAATAGTAGCAGCAATACATTATAAATATTATTCAATAgttcatttatatatttttaatatatatataaagtcggTTATTCGGTTATTAATCGCTTTTGTCAATCCCTATAACCGGTAATCGCAACCGAGTTAGACAGTTATTTGGTTGCGGTTATTTACAGAGATaccatttttgtcattttaacaaaaattgtgTGAAATTAAAAAGGGGTTGAAACATGGGATATCgacattataaatttttaaactttgaggtTATGATTTCAAAACCACTTTTACTTCGAGGAATGTATGTAAAGtctcccaaaaaataaaacacaaccttttttttttaaaaaaaaaaaacttaatattgttaaaaaagaaTTGGTGGTGTTGGCACTGCCGGCTCGTGGTGGCAACCACTATTTCTAGCAACCCCACAATGGCCTCCAGATAGCATGTTGGCCTTTAAATAGAGCTGGCAACCATATGGTAGTCACCTCCAAGGCTGGTATATCACAAGTGGcactatttctattttttttttaataaaaatattttccaatttttatttttacaaaacactTCCAATTTTTTACCAAATCAATTATCAACTTTTACctttttcaaaactcttttcaaaatccaaaacccaaaacacttcttaattttttttttcaaaaaagtcaaCATATCATTCTCAAATTACCATTCGATTGTCAATTTTCTCCCTAAATATAGATTGCATTAATGTCTCCACAAACTATAGATTTAGTTAATGTtcccttcaaattttaaaaaaattgtcaatgtcctttaaatgacaaaaatatccttaataaaaataaaaagtcgcTGAGCCACCCtaaccacctttttttttttttatgaatttatatggaaacttttgttttattgacaaaaattttaagataatttttatcttttgcaGCTTTGCTGACCTTGGAGcgaatatttattatttttggtagtttgaagatATTGAAAATCGGATAATAATTTGAGGGGAATAAGTAAAACTTTTTCCCCCAAATTTTACCAAATGATCCCTTGACATTaaccatttattttttgttttgaaaggaaaaaaaaagtatggaAGAATGAAAAACAAGCGAAGATGAATGTGATACGTTAGTTGCATAATAATTGCACAACAATGTtaatatattcaatatttttaattttttttaaaaaataataaacacatcagtattgttgtacaattgttttGTAAAAGTTGTTCAAATATCATGCTTAGGCCATGATAGTTAGAAAAAAGACTAGGTTTTTTTTGGGGCTAAGGAGAAATCAAGAACCATAACAAAGGCCCATTGGGCCATCTCATGAGCAACTGTGCTTGCATCGACGAGGACGACAAACAAcgcaaaaaaaaaggaacaggaaaaagaaggaaaaaaaaggagaaaaagagcAAGTTCTAAAACTGTATAAAAAAACTGCTACGCGCTCGCTCGCTCCCTCCTCCACGCGCTGTCCCATTTCGACTCCGCTGCAGGAGCAGAGGGGCAGGATAGAGAAGACTGCaagtctagggttagggttattaCTAGTCTGGATACCGACCGCCTGGTCCAATTCCGGAGAAGAAGAGCAATATGGGCGTGAATTCTTTACCATCAGACTCGAGCGACGACCTCGACGAGCAGATCGCCCAGCTCATGGAATGCAAGCCACTCTCGGAGCAACAGGttccattataattttttcgttttttggaaaaaaaatgaagatctGTTTGGATGCTGAGAAAACGCTGCAGCGGATAATGAGGAATTAGAAATTTCGAGTTGTagcaaaaaaatattgtttttttttttttttaaaaataaaatttgtttttggcTTTGCTTGTAGGTTAGAGCGTTGTGTGACAAGGCTAAGGAGATATTAATGGAGGAAAGCAATGTCCAGGTGCAGCGGCTCATCcttgctttttcaaattttcaccgTATTTTTCGTTGgcatttgttgttgttgctgaaTATGTTAATCTTAGCTGCTCCactgttattttatttctttcattgtTCGATTCTGAGATTGTGCGTTCTTGAATCAATTGcgaaaatatatgtatttatagcTAACCTTTAACGAAAAAGAACTAGTAACTCTGCTGGTAAGTGAGACTGTGTTTTAGAATCTTATGAAGAATAGCAATTTCTCTTCAAGTTCCTGGTGCAATATGGCTCTTTGATGCTATCGAtcataatttgatttttctcgcattataatttttaaagactgattttctttttctgtttttcctgTATCACAGCCTGTGAAAAGCCCTGTAACAATTTGTGGCGATATTCATGGGCAGTTTCACGATCTTGCTGAACTTTTTCGAATTGGAGGGAAGGTATCAGTTCTGACCATGACATATTTTTGTATTCAACTCTTGTGGTTCAGCTGGGGAATGTCTAAATTAACCAATTGAGACATGCCCTGTCAAAGAAATGCTTTTGAAGATTGAAGTGCTTCAGAGGTATTGTGGAGTAAATTGCCAGCAGTCAGGGAACTGCTTATTTAATTCAGTACATAATTTGGTTTTTGACTCAATTCACTGTGATTATACAAAAAAATGGTATTAGTAAACTAAACCATGTCTCATC encodes:
- the LOC133873209 gene encoding leucine-rich repeat receptor-like serine/threonine-protein kinase RGI4 encodes the protein MAEASGRNAALVYYQTKGVISFGWEGRKDFAVQEHGRGRGFVSERLDRKHSKGDLRAQESRQALASLQQFVGLDTGQDRKLLLSLIRFQANLNMLIGPVLSQIGHLAKLDLLYLGFNLLSGSILEISRCLNLTYRYLHSNVITGNLPERFSWLISLQFVDFSNNLIEGPLSPSLESLSSLTKLIMKKNRFSGPIPSQIGSLEKLQLLDSSGNELSGNIPVSLGKIPTLEITLNLG